One segment of Anopheles stephensi strain Indian chromosome 3, UCI_ANSTEP_V1.0, whole genome shotgun sequence DNA contains the following:
- the LOC118511719 gene encoding testis-specific serine/threonine-protein kinase 3-like has translation MEPNSKHSPPPSGGSNSGSETAGLAPSWSRSRVKSILNAKGYIIGRCIGSGSYSKVYQAFYRPARLESGPGHSLACKLIDRRRTSKDYERLLPRETVAMLALSHPHIVSVMSIQEYGPFVCVFMDYCRYGDLLQYIQTRKRISERRSRLFFRQLVDAVQYMHEQGFCHRDIKCENVLLANPSYLKLTDFSFAKKCSEPKGAVSQLSETYCGSIAYTAPEVLKGIPYDPKAHDMWSLGCVLFIMVSGTMPFDESNIAVTIGHQERKQYGYPSDMRLNPAIMDLIDRLIEPDVSVRATVSQVAKDPWVID, from the coding sequence ATGGAGCCAAATTCAAAACACTCACCACCGCCAAGTGGTGGATCGAACAGTGGCAGCGAAACGGCCGGCCTAGCCCCAAGCTGGAGCCGGTCTAGGGTGAAGAGCATTCTGAACGCGAAAGGCTACATCATCGGACGGTGCATTGGGTCCGGGTCCTACTCGAAGGTGTATCAAGCCTTTTACCGACCGGCTAGGCTCGAATCCGGTCCGGGGCACTCGTTAGCCTGCAAGTTGATCGATCGACGCCGCACATCGAAGGATTACGAGCGCTTGCTGCCGCGAGAAACGGTAGCAATGTTGGCCCTTAGCCATCCGCACATCGTGTCGGTAATGTCGATCCAAGAGTACGGTCcgttcgtgtgcgtgtttATGGACTACTGCCGGTACGGTGATCTGCTGCAGTACATTCAGACGCGCAAACGCATTTCGGAGCGTCGGTCGAGACTGTTCTTCCGGCAGCTCGTCGATGCCGTACAGTATATGCACGAGCAGGGCTTCTGCCATCGGGACATCAAGTGCGAGAATGTGCTGTTGGCCAACCCGTCCTACCTGAAGCTGACCGATTTTAGCTTCGCCAAGAAGTGCAGCGAACCGAAGGGGGCGGTTAGCCAGCTGAGTGAAACGTACTGCGGTTCGATAGCGTACACGGCACCGGAAGTGCTGAAGGGAATTCCGTACGATCCGAAGGCACACGACATGTGGTCGCTTGGGTGCGTACTGTTTATCATGGTGTCCGGTACGATGCCGTTCGACGAGAGCAATATAGCGGTGACGATTGGACATCAGGAGCGCAAGCAGTACGGCTATCCGTCCGATATGCGGCTGAACCCAGCGATCATGGACCTGATCGATAGGCTGATTGAGCCGGATGTAAGTGTGCGCGCTACCGTGAGCCAGGTGGCCAAAGACCCGTGGGTCATTGATTAG